In Argiope bruennichi chromosome X1, qqArgBrue1.1, whole genome shotgun sequence, a single window of DNA contains:
- the LOC129958677 gene encoding zinc finger protein 664-like, whose product MSDKEFSEISQPEAGNLEKPCLYDVSVGGFHLKNNLRLSNASTKRKNYECEVCGKIVSQKSVLKEHLNTHTKERPHVCEECGKTFGWKTALKYHAFTHTKIRPYACELCEKAFPRRYSLENHLLSHTKEKLHICNVCGKELSRKDVLRRHLRIHMNEQPDKSEVSDNGFPLESTSKHLNTCKQEKDSTYETCDREFADQNNLNQQLQIQSDTESYVCKVCNKSFSKRNALSKHLHIHSDGMIYACEECGKEFACKNYLKRHLVIHEDRKPHPCLLCNKAFSRKLNLRVHLVVHTDERPYTCDVCGRGFTQKSNLNSHVRLHTKEKPHLCGVCGKRFTQKSNLNSHLLLHDKQKQYLCEICGKTFSQKANLNSHLLTHTKVKPHACEVCGKQFSQRHVLKVHLFTHTNEKPHTCEVCNKGFSHKSNLKVHLRTHMKKKFSQQENGETLSFESI is encoded by the coding sequence ATGTCTGATAAAGAATTTTCTGAGATATCTCAACCAGAAGCGGGCAATTTGGAAAAACCCTGTTTATATGATGTAAGTGTTGGAggatttcatttaaagaataatttaagacTTTCTAATGCTAgtacaaaaagaaagaattatgaaTGTGAAGTGTGTGGTAAAATAGTTTCTCAGAAGAgtgttttaaaagaacatttaaatacGCATACAAAGGAAAGGCCACACGTATGTGAGGAGTGCGGTAAAACATTTGGTTGGAAGACTGCTTTAAAATATCATGCATTTACTCATACAAAAATTAGACCTTATGCATGCGAACTGTGTGAAAAGGCTTTCCCTCGGAGGTATAGCTTGGAAAATCATTTACTTTCCCATACCAAAGAAAAACTTCATATATGTAACGTGTGTGGTAAAGAACTTTCTCGGAAAGATGTTTTAAGAAGGCACTTACGCATTCATATGAATGAACAACCCGATAAATCTGAAGTGAGTGACAATGGATTTCCACTTGAGAGTACTTCAAAGCATTTAAATACTTGCAAACAGGAAAAAGACAGTACATATGAAACATGCGATAGAGAGTTTGcagatcaaaataatttaaatcagcaATTGCAAATTCAGTCAGATACTGAATCCTATGTGTGTAAAGTATgcaataaatcattttctaaGAGAAATGCCTTGTCAAAGCATTTACATATTCATTCTGATGGAATGATCTATGCATGTGAAGAATGTGGTAAAGAATTtgcatgtaaaaattatttgaaacggCATTTAGTAATCCATGAAGACAGGAAACCTCATCCATGTCTATTGTGTAATAAAGCATTTTCCCGTAAACTTAATTTAAGAGTACATTTGGTGGTTCATACAGATGAAAGGCCTTACACATGTGATGTGTGTGGCAGAGGATTTactcaaaaaagtaatttaaattctcATGTGCGTCTTCATACGAAAGAAAAGCCACATTTGTGTGGAGTATGTGGTAAGAGATTtactcagaaaagtaatttaaattcacATCTACTTCTTCATGATAAGCAAAAGCAGTATCTGTGTGAAATATGTGGTAAAACATTTTCTCAGAAAGCTAATTTAAATTCCCATTTGTTGACCCATACAAAAGTAAAGCCTCATGCTTGTGAGGTGTGTGGTAAACAATTTTCTCAGAGGCATGTTTTGAAAGTGCATTTGTttactcatacaaatgaaaagccCCATACATGTGAAGTGTGTAATAAAGGATTTTctcataaaagtaatttaaaagtacatttacgtactcacatgaaaaaaaagttttctcagCAAGAAAACGGTGAAACATTATCTTTTGAAAgcatttag